The Vigna unguiculata cultivar IT97K-499-35 chromosome 11, ASM411807v1, whole genome shotgun sequence genomic sequence GGAGAGTGTGTCGCGTCTTCTTCAAACCAGTGTTGATGGGTCCTTTGAGTCGTGTGGCAATGGAGAAAGAGAAACGACCACCGATGAATTGGAGAAGGAGTCGATGGCGACTGGAACGTCGACGACGAACTCGGTGTAGTAGAGGGCGGAGAGGAAGGCGGAGAAGCTGGAGGCCAACAAACTTGTGTGCCAAAATCCTCATCTGTGGTGCCCATGTTCTCCACACCAATCCCTTTCCTGAGTTATTCACAAGCAGATCCTGCAACTCAACGTTAGAGGTGTTTTGCTTTTTCAGAACCCAGAAAAAGGGTGCAAAGTCGTATATTACCCAATGGGGTTTGCATCTCTCCAGAAACTTGGTCAAAGTTGTTGAAGACCATCAAAAGCCTGTTTGAGGTATGGAATGAGGTGGTAAGGAACGTCCACTGTGGCCTCTGCATTTTCTGGGAGTTTGTCAACACGGGGCAGTGGCAGTTCTATCAGATCCACCAAGTGTTGCAAGTTTTCAAGCACTTTGGGTAGGCGATGGATATTTCTAGGTGTGGAAACGAAAGAAATTTTGTGACCCTTTTGAGCTATGAGTTTTGCAAGCTGAAAAAAGGGGCCTAAGTGTCCAAATGCTAACCATGGAAACACCACAATGTGAAGCTCCTCACGCTGCTCCGCCATGGATATGCTTCAGATTAAGAATGAATGTGTGGCTTGAAGTTCTTTACCTTGGGTTATCATGAATGGTTGTTATTGGGATTTGTGTACTTTTGTTTGTTTCCTGCTTGTAACATCCTGCAATCAGTGAGTGACCCACGGATAACATCGGAACTtctctttttaaaattactCGATTTGATAAAAAAGAGAATAGTAATCTTCTCGAAGAAAGCCGAGAATCTTGGATTTTCTTTAGGCAAAACTCCATATGCCATAGAATTCTTATCATCTTTCAACACCCTTCCGGTTATCATGAGAACCCCTCCACATCACGGAGGAGGCAAACCAAAAGAGAGAAATCGAAGGAGGAGGCTCGCTGCCAACGCGGTGAGGCGCGCCTGTAGTGGGTGTTGCAGTGGTTGTCTGTGGTGGCCATAGACTTTGAGGAAGAAGGAACCATGGCAGTGCCAGTGGTGGAGCAGTGCGCGCGTAAAAAACCCTCACATGTTTCCAAAAAAATAACCACATCCAAAAAAATTTTAAGTCAGCTGAAAATGGAATCCTCACGTGTCATTCCGTTTGACAGATGTCACATGAAATTAACGGAGTTTAAAATTGAGGACTAATTTCATCCAATTCAAAATGTCAGGTACTAAAATAGTGCAAACGTTAGGTGAGggactaaaaccaaaaattaGCAATAGTtgagggacgaaaaacataattaaccctagCTGGATCTATATCAATTCAAAGACTGACACAGACTGATCACATTAACTGATgcaaaaatagattttaataaTAGTGACTGGTATAAAAAAATGGTGATAGAAAGGAAGCATAATAAAACAAATGTGTTACTATtactcttttaaaataatttagcaATATCATGATGATAAATTCAAAACCTAtgatttgtaaataatattttagaagaaaaaaaaagctaagTTATTGTTGGGTAAATTTTCATCTtagaaattacaaatatataactTGTACCTAGAACTTCATATTACTAACATTGAATTATTGTTTTAGACCTTCAATAATGTTTCACCATGTACATGTCAGAGATAAGGAAAGAGTGTTCATCTTATTTGCTCAAACAATTGCAAGAAGTTTAGGTTTTTAAGAGTTTTTTCCTTCActttatatgtgtttttaataattagttatatGTAGTTTGACTTTGATAATTGTACTATTAATTTCGTAAGTTAAAAGACATAATTTGTTCTGGACTTTTTATGGATTTCGGGAGTTGGTTTTAtgcaaaaacaaaatgaatactaaaaaaaaaactacaaatttaCATTTGACTATGCATTAACAAATGTAAACTTATGTCTGACtgtgtattaaaatttatgtctGATACACAATATCAAACGTAAATTTTGACGCATGATTTCTTGACAAATGTTATGTCTGGTTAGAGTCCACCACATGTAACTTCACATTTGTTCTCTTGGGTCAAACATAAATTCACGTCTGATTTTTAGTTGAACGTAAATTTACGACTATTGTTACTATGTCTGACCTGAACCAGacaagaaaactaaaaaatgcTGGACATAAAAGACTTTCTTGTGTTAGTGCCACTTAGTTGGTAATTgggattaaatttttttaaaacaagtgTTCccaaatactttttaaatagtaacttatattttttaaaacaaggtAGAATTTATgcattgaaataaataaaatattttattttttaaataatctgaTTAGAAAAATACATATAGAAAATCTAAAATTtgcccttttttttttcaaaaatatatttcaaaagaatttcaaaattacTTGCAAGGTTGAAATGACCGACGAGTCTGAAAGTGTAAGATCCTCTTTCGAAGAGAGAGTTTTCACCCCTATTTTTTCTCTAAACTTTTGTTAAAAATGAGAATTTTGAAagccttttttttccttttcaatggCTAAAAAGCATAGAATATGATCGGATACCAAACACCCAGAGTCAATGTATTCGACTGACGTATACCCATCTTTAACCCTAGAAAAACCTATGTTTAACCCTCGTCAAAAAAAAAGTCGTTTCGCACACCATTCGATAATCATTTGgtgaaaaagttaaaagaaaatgaaaacttttgtctttataaagaaaaaaaaaatagtaaataatattaaatgagtgtaaaaaaattatagatatcaaattattattgtatttaaaaaaaatctagaaaaatatttggagagttattatgagttaaatatgtttttgatcatttaatttttagtaaaaattaaaatgagtcATTCTTCTAAACTCTTATCTAATTTAGTCCATAACTTTATAAATACGtgtatttagtcattttaatcaaattttgttaaatttatttaatgtttcacatgcgtttcatgatagcatttgagttgtttataccgttCGATATATTTTCGCTTCAATTTTAGctgaaaaacatatttgaaacgtcaaataaatttaacaaaatttggataaaagaactaaattcataattaaaagattaaaaaaattaaatttatatatttctaaaatgaatgaacaaaattagattaaaatttcgaagagaaattaattttaatttttaagtaaaagTTAAGAAGATCAAACGGATAAAAGAATGAATCCAATGGCTTAGGTTTTGTCTTGGTGTGGCCTACTATGATTCCTTACGACTATGGGCAACGAGAGTCGTTATTAAGAAGGCATTAGGGCGTAACTTTAGGGGTAGTGGGTGTGTGTGCATCACCAAAAGCCCTTTCAAAAGACACATTAAAGGAGCATAAAAGCATATGCATACGTGAGAGAGACAAAGAGAAGGAAAAGTGAGAAGAACCAAAGCTACTCATTTTTTTAGTGAACCTTGCACATTGGCCGGTGCTCATCATGGGATCAACACTTTCCAATATACTCTTTATATTATTAACGTTTTTTTCAAACGTTTTTTTTACCATGTTTATTACCATTTAAAcgagttaatatataaatgaataactcatcaattatttttgtcCTAAGAAAAgattttatgtatataaataaaaaaatgattttttaataactaaattgtgataaatttatcttatgACTAGTCCGATATCGATTAGAACAAAATGTCCAAAAAGGTTTTAACATGATTATGATATTATGTTAGAAAGTatgttttaagcctaactcaatcccaTAAAACTGGTTTGTAAAGTGAGGAttacactcacttatatattagaataatgatattttatctactaaattttaacaattttctcttacaacatGAGGTGTCATATTCTAAGTTGTTTTGGAatattgagaataaaaaaatgaaaaactagtGACTGAAAAAAATGTCATCCaagattgtaagagaaaattgtcaaaactTAGTAGTCAAAAAGTCATTTTCCTATATACTATGAATTGGCTTTATCACTAgtgttagaagtgggtttttGTTGGAGGATAATGATAttccaacaaaaatatttgacaAGAATTTGACACAGCTGACGTGTCacggttttttttaattttttaaaaaataaaaacgttAGTCGCACGTGCAGCAGCGGAGAGAAGGAAAAGTTAAATGACcttttagagagagaaagttaaGAGAAAAAGAGGGGGAAGTAGGGTCCGTTCTGCAGTTTCATTGTGAAGAGAGAGAATTCGAAAGTGAGGCGGTCGGAGTTGTGGGTGCAGTGGGTCAGCGATTCCGGCAACCATTTCGCCGGTGAGAAGGTGGAAGGTCGTTGTCGAGGAAACCGAAGACCCCATCCGCAGCATCCAGAAGACGGCGGTTTTGAAGTGGGTAGGGTATTTGGAATTGTAAGTGGACGCTGCTCGGTCGGCGGCAACCGTGTGCTGGTGGTGTGTGTTGCATTGTAAGTTTTTTTTGCTCCCATTTCACATTTGCTTAATGTGTTGGTTGATGATGAAGTTTTTCTCTAAATCGTaaagttatgttttttttttgggaatAAGTTGGTATTCTCCATGTTCGTTATTGATGTTGTTGGGGAAAAGTGAATTGGTGGTGTTAGGGTGAATGTTGTGTATTTTTGAGAACCGTTTTTTGTCTTTGCGTGTTGTCTGTGATAGAGGTTTAGGTAGTTGTAAATTTAGAGGAAACCCCATGTTTTCTAAGTCCGTATGTGTGTCGTCGTTTGTTGTTGTCTGTATTGTGAAATATTTTTGCCGTTTCGTCATTTGTATTTGATTTCTATGGTATCCACAGTCGGAGGTTAAAAATGTGAGTGTCATGAACCATGTCAGGTATTCCGTGTTGTGTAAGAAATACATTCTGCTTTGTGATTACATCCCCATAATGTTGGTTTGGCTACTTTAGAGTTGTCCTTCGTGTGGCAGTTTCATTATTGTCATTAAACTTTTGCAGTAGATAAGCATGATTGTTGGCCATTACCAAAAGAAGAAGACAAAAATATTATGTGCAACCTTTGAATATCATCTTCTTTTCAGGTTGTTTGAGGGTTACTGAAAGATCCTTTGTCCATGAAAACGTATTGGCCGGTGTAGTACGTCATCACAAAGTTATGGATGGTGAATGTGGATTGAATGAGAAGGTATTTTCATGTTGTATTTTGTACACTGCGTTGACAggaattttttgtttaaatgtgaATGAAgtattaatttatgaaattattttgaaagttaGGCTCGCTTGCGTACTTTTTGTCAGACAAAGTGGATTGGGGAAATGAATGGGATAATCTTAGATCGGCATCGCGAAAGGATTCAGGGTACACCATTCAAATGGTGTTTGGACATGCAAGAACCATTAAAGATATGTAACCCTCTTTTGCTTGAGTTATTGAAGCGTTGGCTACCTGCTCAGGAATCATTTCGTGTCATGCAACGGTCAATTCCTTTTACTTGTGCTGACATTTGCATGTCTTTAGGGTTGTCGGTTGTTGGGTTAGATGTTGATTTTGATAAAACTGTTTGTGGGGTAGTGGGTGGACTTTTGCAAGACAAAATAGTAACCGTTAAAACCATTATTGAAATGATTAAGAGTTTGGTAGGTAGTGATTCTAATGAAGTTGATAACGTTTGTCGTTTGtacatatttgtttgttttgctGTGTTTTACTTCCctagaaattcaaaaacaatcaGTAACATACCGTGTAGTGTTTTAGATGATATAGATGGGCTGTCCAATTACAATTGGGGTAAGACAGTTCatagttttttagttaaaaGTTTAAGTCGGGGTTTTCTGGCACTTGGGCAGACAGAGCTTTGCTTAAGTGGTGCCGCACAAGTGTTGCAGGTACACTAAACTTCATTTACTCAATTATGTTGATCTGTTGAATGATTAATATGTAATAATGCATCATGTTGTTTTTTGTAGATTTGGGCTGTAGAAAGACTTTCATTGGGTGGCCCAGAATTGCAGTTAATTTTTCCGAGAATATTGGCGTGGCCGGAAGTTCACTTCAAGTCAAGACGGATTGAGAAGTTGTTCCAGGAGAGCAAAGTACTATTTGTTTTGAACAATTTGTTCTTCAtaccatattttttatttttctgaaacAATAATTGTATTCTGTGCATATTGGTTAGATATGTGTGGACTGGAGGCTAAGAGAAGAAGACAAGGAAAATATTATGATTCGTGAAGCGTTGCAACTTGGTGACGAACCAAAGTCTGAAAAATCCCATGTGGATATCAAGTTGGCTTCCACAAAAGTTCTGCTGCAGAGGCTGAGAACCCATAGAACACGGCTACGCATGATGAAGGATGAAATGACTCTGATGCGCGAAGAGATAGCATTGCGATGTGATGGTGGAATTGACAAGGGTGCGCAACAAGGGCAGGACAACGACGGTGAtgaggtggaggtggaggtggaggtggaggttGGAAAGCGTGACACTGATGAACAAGTTCCTGCTGATGATGGAAATGTCGTTGAAGGAAGTAGTGGTGGTGATGTGGGGAGTGGCCTTGATATGAACCGTCCATCCCATGGAGGCATTTCTGATGAAGTTGAACCGCTTCAAGCCATAGTTCCCTATGTTCCGCAACAGCCTCAAATGACTCAATTTAAAGTTGATTACATTAAGTTGTATAGCAGTATTACAGTTTTCGGTGTACCAAACAGGTATTAGTTATATTTGTGTGTATTACAGTAGTTATTTggtgattttttaaatttagacatTTAATAACGAAACTGTTATTGCAGGGTGGTTTGCAACATCAATGGGCAAATTCTGGGCACGAATGAGTGTTGGGGTTTTGGTCCTGGAAAGAAGGTGGACAATATGGTAATAAGCTTGTTCATTACATTTCAATCCGACAATTACACGTCACGATTGTTAATACATACTATTTTGTAGGCTGTTCTATTTGCTGCGAGCACAATGATGTTCTTTGAACGACGTCGATATGGTCATGTCAAGAGAATACATTTCAATCCTTTGTATACGGTAAATAGAatgtttgtttaatttggtaTGTTGTTTCAGATTATTTATAATGTATTCATGTATGTTAATAATGTAGACCCATGTACTGACTGACTCACGGATGATGATTGTTAAGAGACGTCAATGGACATTGAGAGACTACGGTGCCTACTTTCGTGCAGGCCTTATTGTGTTGGAGGACATTTTGTCTGCTGATTTTGTGAGATTTAATATTTAggatgttttgaatttttttgttagtGTTTGTAACTTAATTGATAGTAGTGATA encodes the following:
- the LOC114169385 gene encoding uncharacterized protein LOC114169385, encoding MSGCLRVTERSFVHENVLAGVVRHHKVMDGECGLNEKTKWIGEMNGIILDRHRERIQGTPFKWCLDMQEPLKICNPLLLELLKRWLPAQESFRVMQRSIPFTCADICMSLGLSVVGLDVDFDKTVCGVVGGLLQDKIVTVKTIIEMIKSLVGSDSNEVDNVCRLYIFVCFAVFYFPRNSKTISNIPCSVLDDIDGLSNYNWGKTVHSFLVKSLSRGFLALGQTELCLSGAAQVLQIWAVERLSLGGPELQLIFPRILAWPEVHFKSRRIEKLFQESKICVDWRLREEDKENIMIREALQLGDEPKSEKSHVDIKLASTKVLLQRLRTHRTRLRMMKDEMTLMREEIALRCDGGIDKGAQQGQDNDGDEVEVEVEVEVGKRDTDEQVPADDGNVVEGSSGGDVGSGLDMNRPSHGGISDEVEPLQAIVPYVPQQPQMTQFKVDYIKLYSSITVFGVPNRVVCNINGQILGTNECWGFGPGKKVDNMAVLFAASTMMFFERRRYGHVKRIHFNPLYTTHVLTDSRMMIVKRRQWTLRDYGAYFRAGLIVLEDILSADFLFAPIVNDDHWWCYVVNCKEKKLYVLDSIGHSNKSRRRIDNAVARNMGLLFGMLMKCSEDDYPKFEVHCHITPIQPNLYDCGIIVLQMMELWDGEKKFDGNTMPNYTNEQLQLIRQQYIWRWILDVDNIYRQEVLQYYNALL